The following is a genomic window from Burkholderia oklahomensis C6786.
CGATCGGCGCATCGACGACCGCGCTCTGGATCGCGCACCGTCTGTGCAATGAAAACCAGCCGCGCGTGATCGTGAAGCGGATCGCCGCGGCGGGCGTGATGGGCATCGCGATCACCGGCATGCATTACACCGGGATGGCGGCCGCGCATTTTCACGCGAATGCGGTCTGCATGGCGAGGAACGGCATCAGCGGTGCGTGGCTCGGCGCGACGATCGCGCTCTTCACGGCCACCATCCTGAGCGCGACGCTCGTCGTGTCGCGCTTCGACGCGCGCACCGCGTTCCTGCGCGGGATGACCGACGCGCTCGAAGAGCTCGTCAGGAAGCGCACGAGCGAGCTCGAAGGCGCGCTGCGGCAATACGAAGCCACGACGCACGTGCTGCAGCGCACGCGCAGGAAGATGGAGCAGGAGATCGACGAACGCAAGGCCGCGCAGGCGCGCCTCGAACACGAGAAGGACGAGCAGCGCCGGCTGATTCACCAGCTCGAGGAAACGCACGTGCAGTTGCTGCAGTCGGAAAAGCTCGCGTCGATCGGCCAGCTCGCCGCGGGCGTCGCGCACGAGATCAACAATCCGATCGGCTTCGTCAACGCGAATCTCAATACGCTGAAGGGCTGGGTCCAGGGCCTGCTCGACGTGATCGCCGTGCAGGAAGCGATGACGCGCGCGCTCGCCGCCGACGCGCGCGCGCCGCTCGCAGCAGCGTCGCGCGACGTCGACCTCGACTACGTGCGCGGCGACATCATGGCGCTCATCGACGAATCGATCGACGGCGCGATGCGCGTGCGGCGCATCGTCTGCGACCTGCGCGACTTCTCGCGGCCGAGCGGAGACGAATGGACGTTCGCCGATCTGCACGCGGGACTCGAGAGCACGCTGAACGTCGTCCACAACGAGCTCAAGTACAAGGCGGAGGTCGTGCGCGAATACGGCGGCCTGCCGCTCGTCGAATGCAACGCCGCGCAGCTGAACCAGGTGTTCATGAATCTGCTCGTCAACGCCGCGCAGTCGATCGAGGCGCGCGGCACGATCACGATTCGCACGACGCACGACGCCGACACCGCGTCGATCTCGATCGCCGACACGGGCGTCGGCATTCCCGGCGACGTGATCGGCAGGATCTTCGATCCGTTCTTCACGACGAAGCCGGTCGGCCGGGGCACGGGGCTCGGGCTGTCGATCTCGCACGGCATCGTCGAGCACCACGGCGGGCGCA
Proteins encoded in this region:
- a CDS encoding histidine kinase, with the protein product MHGTFDFPLVLLSLAIATLASYTALDLSALISLLDKPRMRLAWLAGGAAAMGTGIWAMHFVGMLAFSLPIPLGYDFRLTFLSLAIAMVVSYFALNAVTRGTLTRERLAVGGVLMGLGIAAMHYTGMNALQMQPAIEYDRTLFVASIAIAIGASTTALWIAHRLCNENQPRVIVKRIAAAGVMGIAITGMHYTGMAAAHFHANAVCMARNGISGAWLGATIALFTATILSATLVVSRFDARTAFLRGMTDALEELVRKRTSELEGALRQYEATTHVLQRTRRKMEQEIDERKAAQARLEHEKDEQRRLIHQLEETHVQLLQSEKLASIGQLAAGVAHEINNPIGFVNANLNTLKGWVQGLLDVIAVQEAMTRALAADARAPLAAASRDVDLDYVRGDIMALIDESIDGAMRVRRIVCDLRDFSRPSGDEWTFADLHAGLESTLNVVHNELKYKAEVVREYGGLPLVECNAAQLNQVFMNLLVNAAQSIEARGTITIRTTHDADTASISIADTGVGIPGDVIGRIFDPFFTTKPVGRGTGLGLSISHGIVEHHGGRIDVESRVGRGTTFTITLPVRRKTDSAERAGALDRDAGGARKTARAAAPPASPLTRGAPC